A region of Melitaea cinxia chromosome 15, ilMelCinx1.1, whole genome shotgun sequence DNA encodes the following proteins:
- the LOC123660192 gene encoding ski oncogene, producing MDAVAPHITSVLRTYQASAPRSLQGPGAGGARPAAAPPPPPPRAPPPLLLAADPVLGERGETVLEGEPVSCFSVGGERRLCLPQILTSVLTDFSLEQINRVCDELQIYCSRCTPEQLHELKTTGVLPRSAPSCGLITQTDAERLCAALLHAPATAARKLPGFRVYHECFGGARGVCAPELGLVQCAECRGVYGPRRFVCHSHGTEHRTCHWGFDSSRWRRFLLVADEERDRERCAALLDELAAREAREARPPPPAPLKQQIPLKRKQVRLFVMSSDLKSQ from the coding sequence ATGGACGCGGTCGCGCCGCACATCACCTCCGTGCTGAGGACGTACCAGGCCAGCGCGCCGCGCAGCCTGCAGGGCCCGGGCGCGGGCGGGGCGCGCCcggccgccgcgccgccgccgccgccgccgcgcgcgccgccgccgctgctGCTGGCCGCCGACCCCGTGCTGGGCGAGCGCGGCGAGACGGTGCTCGAGGGCGAGCCCGTGTCCTGCTTCAGCGTGGGCGGCGAGCGCCGGCTGTGCCTGCCTCAGATTCTCACGTCGGTGCTGACCGACTTCAGCCTCGAGCAGATCAACCGCGTGTGCGACGAACTGCAGATCTACTGCTCGCGCTGCACGCCCGAACAGCTCCACGAGCTGAAGACGACGGGTGTGCTGCCGCGCTCGGCGCCGTCGTGCGGGCTCATCACGCAGACGGACGCGGAGCGGCTGTGCGCGGCGCTGCTGCACGCGCCGGCGACGGCGGCTCGCAAGCTGCCCGGGTTCCGCGTGTACCACGAGTGTTTCGGGGGCGCGCGCGGCGTGTGCGCGCCGGAGCTGGGGCTAGTGCAGTGCGCGGAGTGCCGCGGGGTGTACGGGCCGCGCCGGTTCGTGTGCCACTCGCACGGCACGGAGCACCGCACGTGCCACTGGGGGTTCGACTCATCGCGCTGGCGCCGCTTCCTGCTGGTGGCGGACGAGGAGCGCGACCGCGAGCGCTGCGCGGCGCTGCTGGACGAGCTGGCGGCGCGGGAGGCGCGCGAGGCCCGCCCGCCGCCGCCGGCGCCGCTCAAACAACAAATACCACTCAAAAGAAAACAGGTACGTCTTTTTGTTATGTCTAGTGATCTTAAATCTCAATAA